One segment of Fuscovulum ytuae DNA contains the following:
- a CDS encoding Ig-like domain-containing protein: MTVLWGLDGTEPTLVETGLNAPTGGALFAAADSGGAEVAVAYVKDGLLTVEFLDEQAQASAARPRTVLTPEGLTLSEVEAAASGVVGFAVGWADASGGDAMNASLSAQYFGLSGPYGTTISIGTGHDLEIAGYELLDTAGKKPVADGFEAAWIDGGVVKFQRYAVWLDLKKDPLGAVEPVGRDGVSGTPRPVSDPKSTPPANTDAAAETIFSAGGVATDVSLTVTHDGESALAWVETSGLGETSVRLMVLNRDGSANASIHGAGGAPVTVDATDIPEGAHVETAWLAAGGFVVAWSQGSEVHARVYSATGGTPGTAATFAAGPEVTLVDAGGAFDGAFSLTTMLEDIGGFTLSFTQGADVKAMSFNAAAGPMDAAPVTIATAADGSAIATASLAGERVLVLSEAGGGIQSAIIDPRGAAGVVLNGADAPGKPIADILVGTVGADTIDGGASDDILDGGMGDDLILAGEGNDVIDGGGGIDTVVLSGNRADYELTDLGTGLFRIVDGRGIDGDDLLRRVEVLQFADDVVDLGGAVGEGPYVTPTAWGLTDADADLLPATERTPDVDGFIVNSDAAADRAGLQSAPVVSDNVGEFVAILWETETAEGSRIRASFYNVLGEPDTETPLPDTIYLTDGLGVERKPVVAGGGGASGWGFVFSEVQPEGHEILKTNFLGIGLTGTEQAVDPETGMHFHDASVFGSFLDRRLVDGVVVDARPAAMNDGYNVAYLASAIAPDGSFDPVYGEVRLQRFEVPLSPAGEPGTPVAGGIDGMAGIRDGSVIDASDDAPYVLAASGRSPSVTALHTFETVVVWIESVEGVERVAGTAIDDMGGIIPVDMSNISAGDALVAEAGVTVVSAGAVNAAVVWVAMVDGQPLLRATMYSSPGTGFDGQGFDLGAPGVPFTLMDLPAGIDLASIRVTGISGEDSNDIVVQWETGTGDGRDIFARHFQVTLDPATGVALAMRPDGDSVQVHALQEGEQGQGSVAGLLGDRFISVWTEKNPAIAEGGADIVARIFDTRSPGQEITGDLIAGDGQPKARRDILVGTIGDDTIRGDISDADGLVDQLFGGMGDDVLIGGPGIKGAAGSPELIDGGLGRDTAVYSGNLADYTITAIFDPSAGAGFEIRDNRPEQDANGDPVQNDGIDNVFGVEVLQFADVTLEVAEDVYAPQAPEPLAGWDGTPTPWSLTDEGVSKTIDLGTPAVESGIVVTNLQDDAAMLWVADGTRLMAVRQDITGVVDPLWSLPGGPAGAIEMTDGRFAGNAVSQAAVGMAGGLGLIGAWTSTDVGGESAIHLRYGSTATDTPFNNGAAGYPAYGFAGGEIVVIGSEGGSNASVKGYEIVDANNSTVEIGFHVAFVVGGEIRLARYEIPVYDVDPVTGARIAASTSDSFGRGAETEPRLLNVDGTRAFDDLGAQVDAGADAVRVMGVGAQPTLATLHDGELVLAHVDATGQLAVQVIELVTDAGADRGGAAGSVTTYDYAGAESFAFGAGVGQGMVVAQQNGSFAVFWTEGAGEQVVKAVIFTGAVPSAELVLGSIPAGATLQVAASGVDPITGAEDGFVWFWQDGDAIGGQRIDMQGAAVGSVFAVDAGGSHAAFSAAGIDNGLLILGHDSGDGDVGINYLDTRQPGLASLGPRTGAPRDVAVGTTGDDAMDGRAKDDMLFAGLGDDVITLGVGNDRGDGGAGDDTILGGDGQDVLNGGAGNDLLLPGLHGPETPALNRDLNDGLTANGVSAAIIASNTGADLVSGGDGVDTLSFRQEWSAVRVDLEAGLMFRRGGDGQGLPQFTDGGVTASWALGAVIGAVTPDLDPAVPATFTFTHDIENIEGSRANDALLGDGGANRITTGGGDDFVDGRGGVDAVVLQGEAMEYFLALQPDGSVAALRFVPVSLLQPDGMEYVRLFGVEFLQFADRMIRVIDIPAQMVTGDVLPDAATVPLAAPDGVTMSEDGSVTIDVLANDLPGTGGGPLSVTAVDGQPTTPGATVAVANGLVTLNADATLHFVPAADFNGTVAFTYTVADAAGQTAEGTVDITVSPIPDAPRPAADAFVATAGSIALLDVLANDVNPDAPAPLTLQDVAVIDGSATAEVVDNVISFNAAAAGLVRLRYTVALGEETATAEVTVDVGANINAVPELTGDFAALVDEGGSYALTEADLGATDADGDPVTFRLSGVTNGSVLVNGVAATSFVAGDAVAFQHDGSETTLGGFDVVASDGKAETAVQRFSVAVTPVNDAPILTGAGAPVTYVENAASLLIVPNLTLADPDGTTLHSAKVVIASPLPEDRLVVANWRPENGQTTTMGNITLQYTNGVLLLAGMASLAEYQGVLRMVGYANASDRPDNTQRSITVTVNDGSSQNAEGSVAATVDIVPQDDAASGWVALIGGDGAGARAILTADANLIDVDLAGPLAPSFVWSSSATLGGVQSDIGSGASLTLPNDTAPRYVTVDGVYEDEFGTHRIDGTGVALVGTARADILSTEGVDIVLGLGGNDRIVLAPNSAPDLIVDGGAGRDTLVVGEGVAEYRPADDAALVRVEAVVIENVAGAQVDLSSQSEDFRITGGTGADTITGGLGADRIAGGDGDDLFLGFEGDGSDAWIGGAGSDTISFDGVEAAVNINLVARTAQGSTIGLDTLSSIENAVGGAGADTVIGNGAANRLEGGDGDDLIRGGGGADTIKGGDGNDRIFGDGGLDVLTGGEGEDTFCFSGPGGGTDIITDFQPGDRLEITASTFLRGLTNEQISSGSWFFKGVAADDLDDRLIYDRDSGYLIYDSNGNRDGGTIVQIARFDSDDDLSNGFNGCDLDWLDFIIT, from the coding sequence ATGACTGTTCTTTGGGGCCTTGACGGCACAGAGCCGACCCTCGTCGAAACCGGATTGAATGCGCCCACGGGTGGAGCGCTTTTTGCGGCGGCGGATAGTGGCGGGGCCGAGGTGGCCGTGGCCTATGTGAAAGACGGGCTGTTGACCGTCGAGTTCCTTGATGAGCAGGCGCAGGCATCGGCGGCGCGGCCACGCACGGTGCTTACCCCGGAAGGTTTGACGCTGAGCGAGGTAGAGGCTGCGGCATCTGGTGTGGTTGGTTTCGCAGTGGGCTGGGCGGATGCGTCCGGCGGCGATGCGATGAACGCCTCGCTCTCGGCGCAATATTTCGGGCTGTCCGGTCCATATGGCACAACGATTTCGATCGGCACGGGCCATGATCTGGAGATTGCCGGATATGAGTTGCTGGATACCGCAGGCAAGAAGCCGGTGGCTGATGGTTTCGAAGCGGCATGGATCGATGGCGGTGTGGTGAAGTTTCAGCGCTATGCCGTCTGGCTGGACCTGAAGAAGGACCCATTGGGTGCTGTTGAGCCGGTGGGCCGGGATGGCGTGTCCGGCACGCCGCGCCCCGTGTCGGACCCGAAATCTACACCGCCTGCGAACACCGACGCTGCGGCAGAGACGATCTTTTCGGCGGGTGGAGTGGCGACAGATGTGTCGCTGACCGTGACACATGATGGCGAAAGCGCGCTGGCTTGGGTCGAAACGTCGGGGCTGGGTGAGACCTCGGTCAGGTTGATGGTCCTGAACCGGGATGGATCGGCAAACGCGTCGATCCATGGCGCGGGTGGCGCGCCGGTGACGGTAGATGCGACGGATATCCCGGAGGGGGCGCATGTCGAAACGGCATGGCTTGCGGCGGGTGGTTTTGTCGTCGCGTGGTCGCAGGGCAGCGAGGTGCATGCGCGGGTCTATAGTGCCACGGGCGGGACACCCGGCACGGCGGCAACTTTTGCCGCCGGACCGGAGGTCACCTTGGTGGATGCGGGCGGAGCATTCGATGGCGCGTTCAGCCTGACCACGATGCTGGAGGATATTGGCGGGTTCACCCTTTCCTTCACCCAAGGCGCAGATGTGAAGGCGATGTCCTTCAATGCGGCGGCAGGGCCGATGGATGCGGCCCCCGTCACAATCGCCACAGCAGCGGATGGTTCCGCTATTGCGACCGCCAGCCTTGCCGGCGAACGCGTTCTGGTTCTGTCAGAGGCGGGCGGCGGCATCCAATCGGCCATCATCGATCCGCGCGGTGCGGCGGGGGTTGTGCTGAATGGGGCCGATGCGCCCGGCAAGCCCATAGCGGATATCCTTGTCGGCACGGTTGGTGCCGATACGATCGACGGCGGGGCGAGCGACGATATCCTTGACGGTGGGATGGGGGATGACCTGATCCTTGCCGGAGAGGGCAATGACGTGATCGATGGCGGTGGCGGTATCGATACGGTGGTCCTGTCAGGTAACCGGGCGGATTATGAACTGACTGATCTGGGGACCGGTCTGTTTCGGATCGTAGACGGGCGCGGGATTGACGGTGATGATCTGCTGCGTCGGGTCGAGGTGCTGCAATTCGCGGATGACGTCGTCGATCTTGGCGGGGCTGTGGGCGAGGGCCCCTATGTCACCCCGACAGCGTGGGGCCTGACCGATGCGGATGCCGATCTTCTGCCCGCGACAGAACGGACGCCCGATGTCGATGGCTTCATCGTCAACAGCGATGCTGCGGCGGATCGAGCGGGATTGCAGTCTGCCCCGGTGGTGTCGGACAACGTGGGTGAGTTCGTCGCCATCCTATGGGAGACGGAGACCGCCGAAGGGTCGCGCATCCGGGCAAGTTTCTACAATGTGCTAGGTGAACCCGATACAGAGACCCCGTTGCCGGATACGATTTATCTGACAGATGGTCTTGGGGTCGAACGCAAGCCTGTTGTCGCGGGCGGAGGTGGGGCTTCGGGATGGGGATTTGTCTTTTCCGAAGTGCAGCCGGAAGGGCATGAAATCCTGAAGACCAATTTCCTTGGGATTGGACTGACGGGGACGGAACAAGCTGTCGATCCCGAGACAGGGATGCATTTCCATGATGCATCGGTTTTCGGGTCTTTCCTTGATCGGCGGCTGGTCGATGGCGTTGTGGTTGATGCACGACCTGCCGCCATGAATGACGGCTATAATGTCGCCTATCTTGCCAGCGCCATCGCGCCGGATGGCAGTTTCGATCCGGTCTATGGCGAGGTTCGCCTTCAGCGTTTCGAAGTGCCGCTAAGCCCTGCGGGAGAGCCGGGAACGCCTGTTGCAGGCGGCATCGACGGCATGGCGGGTATCCGCGATGGCAGCGTGATCGATGCCTCTGACGATGCGCCCTACGTTTTGGCTGCCAGTGGGCGCAGCCCGTCTGTCACCGCGCTGCATACGTTCGAGACGGTCGTCGTCTGGATCGAAAGCGTGGAGGGTGTGGAACGTGTCGCGGGCACGGCGATTGACGACATGGGCGGGATCATCCCGGTCGATATGTCCAATATCTCGGCGGGGGATGCGCTTGTGGCTGAGGCGGGGGTCACCGTCGTCTCGGCTGGGGCTGTGAATGCGGCCGTCGTCTGGGTGGCGATGGTGGACGGCCAACCCTTGCTGCGTGCGACCATGTATTCGTCGCCCGGCACAGGTTTTGACGGGCAGGGCTTTGACCTTGGGGCTCCGGGTGTCCCCTTCACGCTTATGGACCTTCCCGCGGGTATCGATCTGGCATCGATCCGGGTGACGGGCATCAGCGGCGAAGATAGCAATGATATCGTTGTGCAGTGGGAAACCGGGACGGGCGATGGGCGGGATATTTTTGCCCGCCATTTCCAAGTCACGCTTGACCCGGCGACGGGCGTGGCGCTGGCCATGCGGCCCGACGGGGATTCGGTGCAGGTCCATGCCCTGCAGGAGGGTGAGCAAGGGCAGGGCAGCGTGGCGGGCCTTCTGGGCGACCGTTTCATCTCGGTCTGGACAGAGAAGAACCCGGCAATCGCCGAAGGCGGGGCTGATATTGTCGCGCGCATCTTCGATACACGGTCCCCGGGGCAAGAGATCACCGGCGACCTGATCGCCGGGGATGGCCAGCCCAAGGCGCGGCGCGACATTCTTGTGGGCACCATCGGCGACGACACGATCCGTGGCGATATCTCGGACGCTGACGGGCTGGTTGACCAGTTGTTCGGCGGAATGGGTGACGATGTTCTGATCGGCGGGCCGGGGATCAAAGGGGCGGCAGGGTCGCCCGAACTGATCGATGGCGGCTTGGGTCGGGATACGGCGGTCTATTCCGGCAATCTGGCGGATTACACGATCACCGCGATCTTTGATCCTTCGGCTGGAGCGGGATTTGAGATCCGCGACAATCGGCCAGAGCAGGACGCGAATGGCGATCCGGTCCAGAATGACGGGATCGACAATGTCTTTGGCGTCGAGGTGCTGCAATTCGCCGATGTCACTTTGGAAGTGGCCGAGGATGTTTATGCGCCTCAGGCACCGGAACCGCTGGCAGGGTGGGATGGCACGCCGACGCCTTGGTCACTGACCGATGAGGGGGTGTCGAAGACCATCGATCTTGGCACCCCGGCTGTTGAAAGCGGGATCGTGGTGACGAACCTTCAGGACGACGCAGCGATGCTGTGGGTGGCCGATGGCACCCGCCTGATGGCCGTGCGGCAGGATATCACCGGGGTGGTCGATCCGCTTTGGTCGCTGCCCGGTGGGCCTGCGGGTGCGATCGAGATGACGGATGGCCGTTTCGCCGGAAATGCTGTGTCGCAGGCGGCCGTTGGCATGGCCGGCGGGCTTGGCTTGATTGGAGCGTGGACCTCGACCGATGTAGGGGGGGAAAGCGCCATCCACCTGCGCTATGGCAGCACGGCGACCGACACGCCCTTTAACAACGGCGCTGCGGGCTATCCCGCCTATGGTTTTGCCGGAGGCGAGATTGTGGTGATTGGATCGGAAGGCGGCAGCAACGCCTCGGTCAAGGGATACGAAATCGTGGATGCCAACAATTCCACGGTCGAAATTGGTTTCCATGTGGCTTTCGTTGTGGGTGGAGAGATCCGCCTCGCGCGGTATGAAATCCCGGTCTATGACGTCGACCCGGTAACGGGGGCACGGATTGCTGCATCGACCTCTGATAGTTTCGGCAGGGGTGCCGAGACGGAGCCGCGCCTTCTGAACGTGGATGGCACGCGCGCCTTTGATGACCTTGGCGCGCAGGTGGATGCCGGGGCGGATGCGGTGCGGGTGATGGGTGTGGGCGCGCAGCCGACACTGGCCACGCTGCATGATGGCGAATTGGTGCTGGCGCATGTCGATGCGACCGGCCAGTTGGCGGTTCAGGTGATCGAGCTTGTCACGGATGCCGGAGCAGATCGCGGTGGCGCGGCGGGAAGCGTGACGACCTATGATTATGCTGGGGCCGAGAGCTTTGCCTTCGGAGCTGGGGTCGGACAGGGCATGGTCGTGGCGCAGCAGAACGGCAGCTTTGCCGTGTTCTGGACGGAAGGCGCAGGCGAGCAGGTGGTGAAGGCCGTGATCTTCACCGGGGCTGTCCCGTCGGCGGAACTGGTTCTTGGCAGCATCCCAGCGGGGGCCACCCTTCAAGTCGCGGCGTCGGGTGTAGATCCGATCACGGGGGCCGAAGACGGCTTTGTCTGGTTCTGGCAGGACGGTGACGCGATCGGTGGCCAGCGCATCGACATGCAGGGCGCTGCCGTCGGGTCCGTTTTTGCGGTGGATGCCGGGGGTAGCCATGCCGCCTTTTCAGCTGCGGGGATCGACAATGGTCTGTTGATCCTCGGCCATGACAGCGGCGATGGCGATGTCGGGATCAACTACCTTGATACCCGTCAGCCGGGCCTTGCGAGCCTTGGTCCACGGACCGGCGCACCGCGCGATGTGGCGGTGGGCACGACGGGCGATGACGCGATGGACGGGCGTGCGAAGGACGACATGCTGTTCGCGGGTCTTGGCGATGATGTCATCACGCTGGGCGTCGGAAATGACCGGGGCGATGGTGGTGCCGGGGATGATACGATCCTTGGTGGTGACGGTCAGGATGTGCTGAATGGCGGTGCAGGGAATGATCTTCTTTTGCCGGGACTGCACGGACCGGAAACGCCCGCGCTGAACCGCGATCTCAACGACGGGCTTACGGCCAATGGTGTTTCGGCTGCGATCATCGCGTCCAACACCGGGGCCGATCTGGTCTCCGGTGGGGATGGGGTGGATACGCTATCCTTCCGTCAGGAATGGTCTGCGGTGCGGGTCGATCTGGAGGCAGGGCTGATGTTCCGTCGTGGCGGCGATGGACAAGGGCTTCCGCAATTCACAGATGGGGGCGTGACGGCATCTTGGGCGCTGGGCGCGGTGATCGGGGCGGTGACGCCCGATCTGGACCCGGCGGTGCCTGCAACATTTACCTTCACCCATGACATCGAGAATATCGAAGGCAGCCGTGCGAATGACGCCTTGCTGGGCGATGGTGGGGCAAACCGCATCACCACGGGCGGCGGGGATGATTTCGTTGATGGACGTGGCGGCGTGGATGCGGTGGTCCTGCAGGGGGAGGCGATGGAATATTTCCTTGCCCTTCAGCCTGATGGCAGCGTCGCCGCCTTGCGCTTTGTGCCAGTGTCGCTGCTTCAGCCGGATGGGATGGAATATGTCCGCCTTTTCGGGGTGGAATTCCTGCAATTTGCCGACCGGATGATCCGCGTGATCGACATCCCGGCCCAGATGGTAACGGGTGACGTTCTGCCGGATGCGGCGACCGTTCCGCTAGCCGCGCCCGATGGTGTGACGATGAGCGAGGATGGCAGCGTGACCATCGACGTTCTGGCCAATGACCTACCCGGAACGGGGGGCGGCCCCTTGTCCGTGACAGCGGTGGATGGCCAGCCCACTACTCCGGGCGCAACGGTCGCTGTGGCCAATGGCCTTGTCACGCTGAACGCCGATGCGACGCTGCACTTTGTGCCGGCCGCGGATTTCAACGGGACCGTGGCCTTTACCTATACCGTCGCTGATGCGGCAGGGCAGACGGCAGAGGGCACGGTAGACATAACGGTATCCCCGATACCTGATGCGCCGCGGCCTGCGGCAGATGCCTTTGTTGCAACGGCGGGTAGCATCGCACTCCTTGATGTGCTGGCAAATGATGTGAACCCGGACGCGCCGGCCCCCCTTACATTGCAGGATGTGGCAGTCATCGACGGGTCTGCGACGGCTGAAGTGGTTGATAACGTGATCTCTTTCAACGCGGCGGCGGCGGGGCTTGTTCGGCTGCGCTATACTGTGGCCTTGGGGGAAGAAACCGCCACGGCAGAGGTGACGGTCGACGTCGGTGCCAACATAAATGCCGTGCCGGAACTGACCGGGGACTTCGCGGCACTTGTCGATGAGGGCGGCAGCTATGCCCTGACAGAGGCCGATCTTGGCGCGACAGATGCGGATGGCGATCCCGTGACCTTCCGGCTGTCTGGGGTCACGAATGGCAGCGTTCTGGTGAACGGGGTAGCGGCGACATCCTTTGTCGCAGGGGACGCGGTGGCGTTCCAGCATGATGGTTCGGAAACAACTTTGGGAGGGTTCGACGTGGTGGCAAGCGATGGAAAGGCCGAGACAGCGGTCCAACGTTTCAGCGTGGCCGTCACACCGGTGAATGACGCGCCGATCCTTACCGGGGCAGGCGCGCCCGTTACCTATGTGGAAAATGCCGCCTCGCTTCTCATCGTTCCGAATCTCACCTTGGCCGATCCAGATGGCACCACGCTGCATTCAGCCAAGGTGGTGATCGCATCTCCCTTGCCCGAGGACCGTCTTGTCGTTGCCAATTGGCGGCCCGAGAACGGGCAGACCACCACCATGGGCAACATCACGCTGCAATATACCAATGGTGTGCTGCTTCTGGCCGGGATGGCGTCTTTGGCCGAATATCAGGGTGTGCTGCGCATGGTGGGCTATGCCAATGCCAGCGACCGCCCCGACAACACGCAACGTAGTATCACCGTGACGGTAAATGACGGAAGCAGCCAGAATGCCGAAGGTAGCGTGGCCGCCACGGTCGATATTGTGCCGCAGGACGATGCGGCCAGCGGCTGGGTTGCCCTTATTGGCGGGGACGGGGCTGGGGCGCGGGCGATCCTGACGGCGGATGCCAATCTGATCGATGTCGATCTGGCAGGACCGCTGGCACCAAGCTTTGTCTGGTCTTCCTCGGCAACGCTGGGCGGGGTGCAGTCAGATATCGGGAGCGGGGCTTCTCTGACCCTGCCCAACGATACAGCGCCGCGCTACGTTACGGTGGATGGGGTCTATGAGGATGAATTCGGCACCCATCGGATCGACGGGACCGGGGTCGCACTGGTTGGAACCGCGCGGGCGGATATCCTTTCGACTGAAGGGGTGGACATTGTCCTTGGCCTTGGCGGCAACGACCGGATTGTGCTTGCGCCAAACAGTGCGCCGGACTTGATTGTGGACGGCGGCGCAGGCCGGGATACGCTGGTCGTCGGGGAAGGTGTTGCTGAATATCGCCCCGCCGATGATGCGGCGCTGGTCCGTGTTGAAGCGGTGGTGATCGAGAATGTTGCAGGCGCGCAGGTCGATCTGTCATCCCAGAGCGAAGACTTCAGGATCACCGGTGGCACCGGCGCGGATACGATCACGGGCGGTCTTGGTGCGGACCGGATCGCCGGTGGCGATGGCGATGACCTGTTCCTTGGCTTTGAGGGGGATGGGTCGGACGCTTGGATCGGTGGCGCGGGCAGCGATACGATTTCCTTCGATGGCGTTGAGGCGGCGGTCAACATCAACCTCGTGGCGCGGACGGCGCAGGGATCGACGATTGGGTTAGACACGCTGAGTTCTATCGAAAATGCAGTCGGCGGCGCTGGCGCGGATACCGTCATCGGCAATGGTGCAGCAAACCGACTTGAGGGTGGCGATGGCGACGACTTGATCCGGGGCGGCGGAGGTGCCGATACGATCAAGGGCGGCGACGGCAATGACCGCATCTTCGGAGATGGCGGTTTGGACGTGCTGACCGGGGGAGAGGGCGAGGATACCTTCTGCTTCTCGGGCCCCGGCGGTGGGACGGATATCATCACCGACTTCCAGCCCGGTGACAGGCTGGAGATCACGGCATCCACCTTCCTTCGCGGCTTGACGAATGAGCAGATTTCCAGCGGATCATGGTTCTTCAAAGGGGTTGCGGCGGATGATCTGGACGACCGTCTGATCTATGATCGGGACAGCGGCTATCTGATCTATGACAGCAATGGAAACCGCGATGGCGGGACCATTGTGCAGATCGCCCGTTTTGATTCCGACGACGATCTGTCGAACGGGTTCAATGGCTGCGATCTGGACTGGCTGGATTTCATCATCACTTGA
- a CDS encoding Gfo/Idh/MocA family protein has protein sequence MPVIRVAILGAAGWMGRVHTMAFQTFPHFFGMADGTAEIAALVVTDAQAGAGLPGVAPGTRILTDWRDAVSDPDIDLIDICLPDHLHYPVAKAALLAGKHVFCEKPLADTAAEAKELADLARAKGLSTRVGHAFPRNPVHDLAKEIITSGEIGEVRLFKGCQHVDMFGDPSAPFMWRADGALAPTGIVGDTGSHVFSFMEFLVGRVQSLVADTMILTPRRPVLAGSALGSAGDGLTGQEDWAEVTNPDAAHILCRFENGARGIVDFSRVATGRKFRQGYEVYGTKGSLIYDYDEVNRLRFYTNEDRVGRRGFRQIDVGPEHPTYRAFLPLPNFALGYNETKIIEAAEVIRSITHGVPMWPTFDTGHHICQIVDACMESGRRQTWVDIDLAG, from the coding sequence ATGCCGGTAATACGGGTTGCAATCCTCGGCGCGGCGGGATGGATGGGCAGGGTTCACACGATGGCCTTCCAGACCTTTCCGCATTTCTTCGGCATGGCGGATGGCACAGCCGAAATCGCCGCACTGGTCGTGACGGATGCGCAGGCGGGGGCCGGCTTGCCGGGCGTTGCCCCCGGTACGCGCATTCTGACCGATTGGCGCGATGCGGTGAGCGACCCGGATATTGACCTTATCGACATCTGTCTGCCGGACCATCTGCATTATCCGGTGGCCAAGGCCGCGCTTCTGGCCGGAAAGCATGTCTTTTGCGAAAAGCCCTTGGCCGATACGGCGGCGGAGGCCAAGGAATTGGCCGATCTGGCCCGGGCAAAAGGCCTTAGCACCCGCGTGGGCCATGCCTTCCCCCGCAACCCCGTGCATGATCTGGCCAAGGAGATCATCACCTCGGGCGAGATTGGCGAGGTGCGGCTTTTCAAGGGATGCCAACATGTGGACATGTTTGGCGATCCATCGGCGCCTTTCATGTGGCGGGCGGATGGCGCCTTGGCCCCCACAGGGATCGTTGGGGATACGGGCAGCCATGTTTTCAGCTTTATGGAATTTCTGGTGGGACGGGTGCAGTCCCTTGTGGCCGATACGATGATCTTGACGCCAAGGCGGCCCGTCCTTGCCGGATCTGCGCTTGGGTCCGCCGGGGATGGGCTGACAGGGCAGGAGGACTGGGCCGAGGTGACCAATCCCGACGCAGCCCATATCCTTTGCCGGTTCGAAAATGGCGCGCGCGGGATCGTGGATTTCAGCCGCGTGGCCACAGGGCGGAAGTTCCGGCAGGGATATGAAGTCTATGGAACAAAGGGCAGCCTTATCTACGACTATGATGAGGTGAACCGCCTGCGGTTCTACACCAATGAAGACCGGGTCGGGCGGCGCGGGTTCCGGCAGATCGATGTCGGCCCCGAACATCCAACCTACCGTGCCTTCTTGCCCCTGCCCAATTTCGCGCTGGGGTATAACGAGACGAAAATCATCGAGGCGGCAGAGGTGATCCGGTCGATCACGCATGGGGTGCCGATGTGGCCGACCTTCGATACGGGCCACCACATCTGCCAGATCGTCGATGCCTGCATGGAAAGCGGGCGGCGACAGACCTGGGTCGATATCGATCTGGCGGGGTGA